The following are encoded together in the Citrus sinensis cultivar Valencia sweet orange chromosome 1, DVS_A1.0, whole genome shotgun sequence genome:
- the LOC102625157 gene encoding cytochrome B5-like protein has translation MVIIVAALILGAILGVFIFIPRHPASGHSKSTRSSANSNKASKIYSKDEVTLHNKRDDCWIIIKNKVYDVTSYVEEHPGGDAILAHAGDDSTEGFYGPQHATRVFDMIDDFYIGDLKQ, from the exons TGGTTATAATCGTGGCCGCATTAATTTTAGGTGCCATTTTGGGAGTCTTTATTTTCATCCCACGACACCCTGCATCTG GCCATTCAAAAAGTACTCGCTCAAGTGCTAACAGTAACAAG GCATCAAAAATCTACAGCAAAGATGAAGTAACATTGCATAATAAGAGAGATGACTGTTGGATCATTATCAAGAACAAG GTGTATGATGTTACCTCATATGTAGAGGAACACCCAGGTGGCGATGCTATCCTAGCACATGCTGGTGATGATTCAACTGAAGGATTTTATGG GCCACAGCATGCAACCCGAGTCTTTGACATGATAGATGACTTTTACATTGGGGATCTGAAGCAATAA
- the LOC102624878 gene encoding uncharacterized protein LOC102624878, whose amino-acid sequence MSALDSIDSLLFSLARAFCTPLAVFIQIQGCMICLILALGWACAAYVRNREIKRMKDGMRCGNSFSFLCHDISELEHSNQIKLPRVTVVMPLKGFGEHNLLNWRSQVTSLYGGPLEFLFVVESKEDPAYHSVLRLLQEFKDDVDAKVVVAGLSTTCSQKIHNQLVGVENMHKDSKYVLFLDDDVRLHPGTIGALTTEMEKNPEIFIQTGYPLDLPSGSLGSYCIYEYHMPCSMGFATGGKTFFLWGGCMMMHADDFRLDRYGVVSGLRDGGYSDDMTLAALAGAHNRLITSPPVAVFPHPLASDLSFGRYWNYLRKQTFVLESYISKVNWIMNRALFSSHCYLSWGFAAPYFMALIHVAAVLRIYGKGYSLEETNITSGGLLLVSCLAICTFTELLSMWNLTRIEVQLCNMLSPEAPKLSLATYNWVLVFIALVVDNFLYPLSAFRSHFSQSINWSGIRYHLKNGKISKIERSKDMGPKFTDLGGKHLYGKKGAPPKVSFLSSLARSLAQWRQPKKFDV is encoded by the exons ATGTCTGCATTGGACTCCATCGATTCGCTTCTCTTCTCTCTCGCCAGAGCTTTCTGTACTCCGCTCGCTGTTTTCATTCAGATCCAG GGATGTATGATCTGCTTGATTCTTGCTCTTGGATGGGCCTGCGCTGCCTATGTCAG GAATAGAGAGATCAAACGAATGAAAGATGGCATGAGATGTGGCAATAgcttttcatttctttgtcATGATATTAGTGAACTAGAGCACTCCAATCAGATCAAGCTGCCCAGAGTGACTGTTGTCATGCCTCTAAAAGGTTTTGGAGAACACAATCTACTCAATTGGAGATCTCAA GTTACATCTCTCTATGGTGGTCctttagaatttctttttgtagTGGAAAGTAAAGAAGACCCTGCTTACCATTCTGTGTTACGGTTATTACAAGAATTTAAG GATGATGTTGATGCTAAGGTTGTTGTAGCTGGTTTATCAACAACTTGCAGTCAGAAAATCCACAACCAATTG GTTGGAGTAGAGAACATGCATAAAGACAGCAagtatgtattatttttagatgatgatgttaGGCTGCACCCTGGGACAATTGGAGCCCTTACAACTGAGATGGAAAAGAACCCTGAG ATATTTATTCAAACAGGATACCCTCTTGATTTACCTTCTGGAAGTTTAGGGAGTTATTGTATCTATGAATACCATATG CCTTGTTCGATGGGCTTTGCTACTGGGGGGAAAACATTCTTTCTATGGGGAGGATGTATGATG ATGCATGCTGATGATTTCAGACTTGACCGCTATGGTGTGGTTTCTGGACTTCGTGATGGTGGATACTCTGATGATATGACTCTTGCCGCTCTAGCTG GGGCTCATAATAGACTCATTACATCTCCTCCGGTTGCTGTTTTTCCTCATCCTCTTGCAAGTGATCTTAGTTTTGGAAG GTACTGGAATTACTTGAGGAAGCAAACATTTGTTTTGGAATCATACATCTCAAAAGTTAATTGGATAATGAATCGTGCTTTGTTTTCTTCCCACTGCTATCTCTCTTGGGGATTTGCAGCACCATACTTCATGGCATTGATACATGTTGCAGCAGTACTGCGAATCTATGGCAAAGGATATTCACTTGAGGAAACAAACATTACATCTGGTG GTTTGTTATTGGTGAGCTGCCTAGCTATATGCACCTTCACAGAACTTCTTTCAATGTGGAACTTGACAAGGATAGAAGTTCAACTTTGCAACATGTTATCCCCTGAGGCACCTAAACTTTCACTTGCTACGTATAACTGGGTCCTT GTGTTTATTGCATTGGTGGTGGATAACTTTTTGTACCCTCTGTCAGCATTCCGTTCTCATTTCTCTCAGTCTATCAATTGGTCTGGTATCAGATACCACTTGAAGAATGGGAAGATAAGCAAG ATTGAAAGAAGCAAGGATATGGGTCCAAAATTTACAGATTTGGGAGGAAAGCACTTATACGGGAAGAAAGGAGCTCCTCCGAAAGTCTCATTTCTCAGCTCCCTGGCCAGAAGTTTGGCACAGTGGCGCCAACCTAAAAAATTTGATGTCTAA